Proteins from one Loktanella sp. M215 genomic window:
- a CDS encoding YdcH family protein translates to MSLSSHVEELKKKHQTLSDSVETLQRHPATDDQEISRLKKQKLMIKQEITRLSAH, encoded by the coding sequence ATGAGCTTGAGTTCGCACGTTGAGGAACTGAAAAAGAAGCACCAGACCCTGTCCGACTCGGTCGAGACCTTGCAGCGTCACCCGGCGACGGACGATCAGGAAATCTCGCGCCTGAAGAAACAGAAGCTGATGATCAAGCAGGAAATCACCCGCCTGTCGGCGCACTGA
- the yddG gene encoding aromatic amino acid exporter YddG has translation MTRKAATLTGFVAVLLWSLLAVLTVLTSPVPPFQLAALTFAVGAMVGLIWGGMTGTLGLLRTVPLSVYAVGTLGLFGYHALYFSALRLAPPAEAGLIAYLWPLLIVLLSGLLPGEVLRRGHVAGAALGFAGAALIILGGRGVAGTGAFVGYALALLCAFFWSGYSVLSRRFGAVPTVSVTVFCAATAVLSGGVHMVTEVTIAPTATGWLAIAGLGLGPVGLAFFVWDIGVKRGDIQLLGTASYAAPVLSTIVLVLAGQSPFTWALAGATLLIVGGAALAARASAATRVSAPTGG, from the coding sequence ATGACACGCAAAGCTGCGACGCTGACGGGCTTTGTCGCCGTGCTGCTGTGGTCCTTGCTGGCGGTGCTGACGGTTCTGACATCCCCCGTTCCGCCGTTCCAGCTGGCGGCGCTGACCTTTGCGGTCGGTGCCATGGTCGGGCTGATCTGGGGGGGCATGACCGGCACGCTGGGGCTGCTGCGCACGGTGCCGCTGTCGGTTTACGCGGTCGGGACGCTGGGCCTGTTCGGGTATCATGCGCTGTATTTCTCGGCCTTGCGGCTGGCGCCACCGGCAGAGGCCGGGCTGATCGCCTACCTCTGGCCGTTGTTGATCGTGCTGCTGTCGGGACTGCTGCCGGGCGAGGTGCTGCGGCGCGGCCATGTGGCGGGGGCGGCGCTGGGCTTTGCGGGGGCGGCACTGATCATTCTGGGGGGGCGGGGTGTCGCGGGGACGGGCGCCTTTGTGGGGTATGCCCTGGCGCTGCTTTGTGCGTTCTTCTGGTCCGGCTATTCTGTTTTGTCCCGGCGTTTTGGTGCCGTGCCGACAGTCAGCGTGACGGTTTTTTGCGCGGCAACTGCCGTGCTGTCAGGGGGCGTCCACATGGTGACAGAGGTCACGATCGCACCGACAGCCACCGGGTGGCTGGCGATTGCGGGGCTGGGTCTGGGGCCGGTGGGTCTTGCGTTCTTCGTCTGGGATATCGGCGTCAAGCGCGGCGACATCCAGTTGCTGGGGACTGCATCCTATGCGGCACCGGTGCTGTCCACGATTGTGCTGGTTCTGGCGGGTCAGTCGCCGTTCACATGGGCCTTGGCCGGGGCGACCCTGCTGATCGTGGGTGGGGCTGCACTGGCCGCAAGGGCCAGCGCAGCAACGCGGGTCAGTGCGCCGACAGGCGGGTGA